One window from the genome of Glycine soja cultivar W05 chromosome 12, ASM419377v2, whole genome shotgun sequence encodes:
- the LOC114379765 gene encoding pentatricopeptide repeat-containing protein At1g02060, chloroplastic isoform X1, protein MVSLSLSSHQLSSNQRFIPISIFNSHLRFRYFCSDPQEQPQNARPRSRNASKTAKTIANLINSKPFSNGLLSSLLSTISKTTVLRTLRLIKDPSKALRFFKWTQQKGFSHTPESYFIMLEILGRERNLNVARNFLFSIEKHSKGTVKLEDRFFNSLIRSYAEAGLFKESMKLFQTMKSIAVSPSVVTFNSLLSILLKRGRTNMAKEVYDEMLGTYGVSPDTCTYNVLIRGFCKNSMVDEGFRFFREMESFNCDADVVTYNTLVDGLCRAGKVRIARNLVNGMGKKCEGLNPNVVTYTTLIRGYCMKQEVEEALVVLEEMTSRGLKPNMITYNTLVKGLCEAHKLDKMKDVLERMKSDGGFSPDTFTFNTIIHLHCCAGNLDEALKVFESMKKFRIPADSASYSTLIRSLCQKGDYDMAEQLFDELFEKEILLSKFGSKPLAASYNPIFESLCEHGKTKKAERVIRQLMKRGTQDPQSYTTVIMGHCKEGAYESGYELLMWMLRRDFLPDIEIYDYLIDGFLQKDKPLLAKETLEKMLKSSYQPKTSTWHSVLAKLLEKGCAHESSCVIVMMLEKNVRQNINLSTESLQLLFGRGQHERAFEIINLLYKNGYYVKIEEVAQFLLKRGKLSEACKLLLFSLENHQNVDIDLCNATILNLCKINKVSEAFSLCHELVENGLHQKLTCLDDLIAALEEGGKREEAAFISKRLPRLDNLNGSMPNHSTKKFRPIKAMCKAQSKGGWRH, encoded by the coding sequence GTTCAGGTACTTTTGCTCCGACCCCCAAGAACAACCCCAAAACGCAAGACCCAGATCAAGAAACGCAAGCAAAACCGCCAAAACCATCGCCAATCTCATCAATTCCAAacctttttcaaatgggttgcTCTCTTCTCTCCTAAGCACTATCTCCAAAACCACTGTTCTCCGAACACTTCGTCTCATCAAAGACCCTTCCAAGGCCCTTCGCTTCTTCAAATGGACCCAGCAAAAGGGTTTCTCCCACACCCCCGAATCCTACTTCATCATGCTAGAAATCCTTGGTCGCGAGAGGAACCTCAATGTGGCCAGAAACTTCCTCTTTTCCATTGAGAAACACTCCAAGGGAACGGTCAAGCTCGAGGACAGGTTCTTCAATAGCCTCATTCGGAGTTATGCTGAAGCCGGCCTCTTCAAAGAGTCCATGAAGCTTTTTCAGACCATGAAATCCATTGCCGTGTCCCCCTCTGTGGTTACCTTCAACAGTCTGTTGTCAATTTTGCTTAAAAGGGGTCGCACCAATATGGCCAAGGAGGTGTATGATGAAATGCTTGGCACGTATGGTGTTTCTCCGGACACTTGTACTTACAATGTTTTGATCAGAGGGTTTTGCAAGAACTCCATGGTTGATGAAGGGTTTCGTTTTTTTAGAGAGATGGAGAGTTTTAATTGCGATGCGGATGTTGTTACGTATAACACACTTGTTGATGGTTTGTGTAGAGCGGGGAAGGTTAGAATTGCTCGGAATTTGGTGAATGGTATGGGCAAGAAATGTGAGGGTTTGAATCCTAATGTTGTTACTTATACGACTTTGATTCGTGGGTATTGTATGAAGCAGGAAGTTGAGGAGGCATTGGTTGTTCTTGAAGAGATGACTAGCCGGGGCCTTAAGCCGAACATGATTACCTATAATACTTTGGTAAAAGGGCTTTGTGAGGCACACAAGTTGGACAAGATGAAAGATGTTTTGGAACGAATGAAAAGCGATGGAGGGTTCAGCCCAGATACGTTTACTTTTAATACCATTATTCATTTGCATTGTTGTGCAGGAAACCTGGATGAAGCATTGAAGGTGTTTGAAAGCATGAAAAAATTTCGGATCCCTGCGGATTCAGCCTCGTACAGCACTCTGATACGGAGTTTGTGTCAGAAAGGGGACTATGATATGGCAGAGCAGCTGTTTGATGagttatttgaaaaggaaatctTGTTAAGCAAATTTGGCTCTAAGCCGCTTGCAGCCTCTTATAATCCTATATTTGAGTCTTTGTGTGAACATGGGAAGACTAAGAAGGCTGAGAGGGTGATTAGACAGCTAATGAAAAGGGGTACACAAGATCCCCAATCATACACGACAGTGATTATGGGGCATTGTAAAGAAGGTGCATACGAAAGTGGATATGAGCTTTTGATGTGGATGCTAAGAAGAGACTTTCTTCCAGATATTGAGATATATGATTATTTGATTGATGGTTTTCTTCAGAAGGATAAGCCTCTGCTTGCAAAGGAGACACTAGAGAAAATGCTCAAGAGCTCCTATCAACCTAAAACATCTACCTGGCATTCTGTTCTGGCAAAACTTTTGGAAAAGGGTTGTGCTCATGAGTCTTCCTGTGTTATTGTTATGATGCTGGAGAAAAACGTTAGACAGAATATAAACCTATCAACTGAGAGTTTACAGCTACTTTTTGGACGTGGACAACATGAAAGAGCATTTGAGATTATTAATTTGCTTTATAAGAATGGGTACTATGTTAAAATAGAAGAAGTGGCTCAATTTCTCCTTAAAAGAGGAAAGCTGTCAGAAGCATGCAAATTGTTGCTTTTTAGTTTGGAAAATCACCAGAATGTTGATATTGATTTGTGTAATGCAACtattttgaatctttgtaaaatTAACAAGGTTTCAGAAGCATTTAGTTTATGCCATGAATTAGTGGAGAACGGTTTACATCAGAAATTGACATGTCTAGATGATCTGATAGCTGCTTTAGAGGAAGggggaaaaagagaggaagcTGCATTTATATCAAAGAGATTGCCAAGACTGGATAACTTGAATGGATCTATGCCGAATCATAGCACTAAGAAGTTCAGGCCTATTAAAGC
- the LOC114379765 gene encoding pentatricopeptide repeat-containing protein At1g02060, chloroplastic isoform X2 encodes MVSLSLSSHQLSSNQRFIPISIFNSHLRYFCSDPQEQPQNARPRSRNASKTAKTIANLINSKPFSNGLLSSLLSTISKTTVLRTLRLIKDPSKALRFFKWTQQKGFSHTPESYFIMLEILGRERNLNVARNFLFSIEKHSKGTVKLEDRFFNSLIRSYAEAGLFKESMKLFQTMKSIAVSPSVVTFNSLLSILLKRGRTNMAKEVYDEMLGTYGVSPDTCTYNVLIRGFCKNSMVDEGFRFFREMESFNCDADVVTYNTLVDGLCRAGKVRIARNLVNGMGKKCEGLNPNVVTYTTLIRGYCMKQEVEEALVVLEEMTSRGLKPNMITYNTLVKGLCEAHKLDKMKDVLERMKSDGGFSPDTFTFNTIIHLHCCAGNLDEALKVFESMKKFRIPADSASYSTLIRSLCQKGDYDMAEQLFDELFEKEILLSKFGSKPLAASYNPIFESLCEHGKTKKAERVIRQLMKRGTQDPQSYTTVIMGHCKEGAYESGYELLMWMLRRDFLPDIEIYDYLIDGFLQKDKPLLAKETLEKMLKSSYQPKTSTWHSVLAKLLEKGCAHESSCVIVMMLEKNVRQNINLSTESLQLLFGRGQHERAFEIINLLYKNGYYVKIEEVAQFLLKRGKLSEACKLLLFSLENHQNVDIDLCNATILNLCKINKVSEAFSLCHELVENGLHQKLTCLDDLIAALEEGGKREEAAFISKRLPRLDNLNGSMPNHSTKKFRPIKAMCKAQSKGGWRH; translated from the coding sequence GTACTTTTGCTCCGACCCCCAAGAACAACCCCAAAACGCAAGACCCAGATCAAGAAACGCAAGCAAAACCGCCAAAACCATCGCCAATCTCATCAATTCCAAacctttttcaaatgggttgcTCTCTTCTCTCCTAAGCACTATCTCCAAAACCACTGTTCTCCGAACACTTCGTCTCATCAAAGACCCTTCCAAGGCCCTTCGCTTCTTCAAATGGACCCAGCAAAAGGGTTTCTCCCACACCCCCGAATCCTACTTCATCATGCTAGAAATCCTTGGTCGCGAGAGGAACCTCAATGTGGCCAGAAACTTCCTCTTTTCCATTGAGAAACACTCCAAGGGAACGGTCAAGCTCGAGGACAGGTTCTTCAATAGCCTCATTCGGAGTTATGCTGAAGCCGGCCTCTTCAAAGAGTCCATGAAGCTTTTTCAGACCATGAAATCCATTGCCGTGTCCCCCTCTGTGGTTACCTTCAACAGTCTGTTGTCAATTTTGCTTAAAAGGGGTCGCACCAATATGGCCAAGGAGGTGTATGATGAAATGCTTGGCACGTATGGTGTTTCTCCGGACACTTGTACTTACAATGTTTTGATCAGAGGGTTTTGCAAGAACTCCATGGTTGATGAAGGGTTTCGTTTTTTTAGAGAGATGGAGAGTTTTAATTGCGATGCGGATGTTGTTACGTATAACACACTTGTTGATGGTTTGTGTAGAGCGGGGAAGGTTAGAATTGCTCGGAATTTGGTGAATGGTATGGGCAAGAAATGTGAGGGTTTGAATCCTAATGTTGTTACTTATACGACTTTGATTCGTGGGTATTGTATGAAGCAGGAAGTTGAGGAGGCATTGGTTGTTCTTGAAGAGATGACTAGCCGGGGCCTTAAGCCGAACATGATTACCTATAATACTTTGGTAAAAGGGCTTTGTGAGGCACACAAGTTGGACAAGATGAAAGATGTTTTGGAACGAATGAAAAGCGATGGAGGGTTCAGCCCAGATACGTTTACTTTTAATACCATTATTCATTTGCATTGTTGTGCAGGAAACCTGGATGAAGCATTGAAGGTGTTTGAAAGCATGAAAAAATTTCGGATCCCTGCGGATTCAGCCTCGTACAGCACTCTGATACGGAGTTTGTGTCAGAAAGGGGACTATGATATGGCAGAGCAGCTGTTTGATGagttatttgaaaaggaaatctTGTTAAGCAAATTTGGCTCTAAGCCGCTTGCAGCCTCTTATAATCCTATATTTGAGTCTTTGTGTGAACATGGGAAGACTAAGAAGGCTGAGAGGGTGATTAGACAGCTAATGAAAAGGGGTACACAAGATCCCCAATCATACACGACAGTGATTATGGGGCATTGTAAAGAAGGTGCATACGAAAGTGGATATGAGCTTTTGATGTGGATGCTAAGAAGAGACTTTCTTCCAGATATTGAGATATATGATTATTTGATTGATGGTTTTCTTCAGAAGGATAAGCCTCTGCTTGCAAAGGAGACACTAGAGAAAATGCTCAAGAGCTCCTATCAACCTAAAACATCTACCTGGCATTCTGTTCTGGCAAAACTTTTGGAAAAGGGTTGTGCTCATGAGTCTTCCTGTGTTATTGTTATGATGCTGGAGAAAAACGTTAGACAGAATATAAACCTATCAACTGAGAGTTTACAGCTACTTTTTGGACGTGGACAACATGAAAGAGCATTTGAGATTATTAATTTGCTTTATAAGAATGGGTACTATGTTAAAATAGAAGAAGTGGCTCAATTTCTCCTTAAAAGAGGAAAGCTGTCAGAAGCATGCAAATTGTTGCTTTTTAGTTTGGAAAATCACCAGAATGTTGATATTGATTTGTGTAATGCAACtattttgaatctttgtaaaatTAACAAGGTTTCAGAAGCATTTAGTTTATGCCATGAATTAGTGGAGAACGGTTTACATCAGAAATTGACATGTCTAGATGATCTGATAGCTGCTTTAGAGGAAGggggaaaaagagaggaagcTGCATTTATATCAAAGAGATTGCCAAGACTGGATAACTTGAATGGATCTATGCCGAATCATAGCACTAAGAAGTTCAGGCCTATTAAAGC
- the LOC114379765 gene encoding pentatricopeptide repeat-containing protein At1g02060, chloroplastic isoform X3, whose protein sequence is MVSLSLSSHQLSSNQRFIPISIFNSHLRFRYFCSDPQEQPQNARPRSRNASKTAKTIANLINSKPFSNGLLSSLLSTISKTTVLRTLRLIKDPSKALRFFKWTQQKGFSHTPESYFIMLEILGRERNLNVARNFLFSIEKHSKGTVKLEDRFFNSLIRSYAEAGLFKESMKLFQTMKSIAVSPSVVTFNSLLSILLKRGRTNMAKEVYDEMLGTYGVSPDTCTYNVLIRGFCKNSMVDEGFRFFREMESFNCDADVVTYNTLVDGLCRAGKVRIARNLVNGMGKKCEGLNPNVVTYTTLIRGYCMKQEVEEALVVLEEMTSRGLKPNMITYNTLVKGLCEAHKLDKMKDVLERMKSDGGFSPDTFTFNTIIHLHCCAGNLDEALKVFESMKKFRIPADSASYSTLIRSLCQKGDYDMAEQLFDELFEKEILLSKFGSKPLAASYNPIFESLCEHGKTKKAERVIRQLMKRGTQDPQSYTTVIMGHCKEGAYESGYELLMWMLRRDFLPDIEIYDYLIDGFLQKDKPLLAKETLEKMLKSSYQPKTSTWHSVLAKLLEKGCAHESSCVIVMMLEKNVRQNINLSTESLQLLFGRGQHERAFEIINLLYKNGYYVKIEEVAQFLLKRGKLSEACKLLLFSLENHQNVDIDLCNATILNLCKINKVSEAFSLCHELVENGLHQKLTCLDDLIAALEEGGKREEAAFISKRLPRLDNLNGSMPNHSTKKFRPIKALGS, encoded by the coding sequence GTTCAGGTACTTTTGCTCCGACCCCCAAGAACAACCCCAAAACGCAAGACCCAGATCAAGAAACGCAAGCAAAACCGCCAAAACCATCGCCAATCTCATCAATTCCAAacctttttcaaatgggttgcTCTCTTCTCTCCTAAGCACTATCTCCAAAACCACTGTTCTCCGAACACTTCGTCTCATCAAAGACCCTTCCAAGGCCCTTCGCTTCTTCAAATGGACCCAGCAAAAGGGTTTCTCCCACACCCCCGAATCCTACTTCATCATGCTAGAAATCCTTGGTCGCGAGAGGAACCTCAATGTGGCCAGAAACTTCCTCTTTTCCATTGAGAAACACTCCAAGGGAACGGTCAAGCTCGAGGACAGGTTCTTCAATAGCCTCATTCGGAGTTATGCTGAAGCCGGCCTCTTCAAAGAGTCCATGAAGCTTTTTCAGACCATGAAATCCATTGCCGTGTCCCCCTCTGTGGTTACCTTCAACAGTCTGTTGTCAATTTTGCTTAAAAGGGGTCGCACCAATATGGCCAAGGAGGTGTATGATGAAATGCTTGGCACGTATGGTGTTTCTCCGGACACTTGTACTTACAATGTTTTGATCAGAGGGTTTTGCAAGAACTCCATGGTTGATGAAGGGTTTCGTTTTTTTAGAGAGATGGAGAGTTTTAATTGCGATGCGGATGTTGTTACGTATAACACACTTGTTGATGGTTTGTGTAGAGCGGGGAAGGTTAGAATTGCTCGGAATTTGGTGAATGGTATGGGCAAGAAATGTGAGGGTTTGAATCCTAATGTTGTTACTTATACGACTTTGATTCGTGGGTATTGTATGAAGCAGGAAGTTGAGGAGGCATTGGTTGTTCTTGAAGAGATGACTAGCCGGGGCCTTAAGCCGAACATGATTACCTATAATACTTTGGTAAAAGGGCTTTGTGAGGCACACAAGTTGGACAAGATGAAAGATGTTTTGGAACGAATGAAAAGCGATGGAGGGTTCAGCCCAGATACGTTTACTTTTAATACCATTATTCATTTGCATTGTTGTGCAGGAAACCTGGATGAAGCATTGAAGGTGTTTGAAAGCATGAAAAAATTTCGGATCCCTGCGGATTCAGCCTCGTACAGCACTCTGATACGGAGTTTGTGTCAGAAAGGGGACTATGATATGGCAGAGCAGCTGTTTGATGagttatttgaaaaggaaatctTGTTAAGCAAATTTGGCTCTAAGCCGCTTGCAGCCTCTTATAATCCTATATTTGAGTCTTTGTGTGAACATGGGAAGACTAAGAAGGCTGAGAGGGTGATTAGACAGCTAATGAAAAGGGGTACACAAGATCCCCAATCATACACGACAGTGATTATGGGGCATTGTAAAGAAGGTGCATACGAAAGTGGATATGAGCTTTTGATGTGGATGCTAAGAAGAGACTTTCTTCCAGATATTGAGATATATGATTATTTGATTGATGGTTTTCTTCAGAAGGATAAGCCTCTGCTTGCAAAGGAGACACTAGAGAAAATGCTCAAGAGCTCCTATCAACCTAAAACATCTACCTGGCATTCTGTTCTGGCAAAACTTTTGGAAAAGGGTTGTGCTCATGAGTCTTCCTGTGTTATTGTTATGATGCTGGAGAAAAACGTTAGACAGAATATAAACCTATCAACTGAGAGTTTACAGCTACTTTTTGGACGTGGACAACATGAAAGAGCATTTGAGATTATTAATTTGCTTTATAAGAATGGGTACTATGTTAAAATAGAAGAAGTGGCTCAATTTCTCCTTAAAAGAGGAAAGCTGTCAGAAGCATGCAAATTGTTGCTTTTTAGTTTGGAAAATCACCAGAATGTTGATATTGATTTGTGTAATGCAACtattttgaatctttgtaaaatTAACAAGGTTTCAGAAGCATTTAGTTTATGCCATGAATTAGTGGAGAACGGTTTACATCAGAAATTGACATGTCTAGATGATCTGATAGCTGCTTTAGAGGAAGggggaaaaagagaggaagcTGCATTTATATCAAAGAGATTGCCAAGACTGGATAACTTGAATGGATCTATGCCGAATCATAGCACTAAGAAGTTCAGGCCTATTAAAGC